In Limanda limanda chromosome 23, fLimLim1.1, whole genome shotgun sequence, a genomic segment contains:
- the LOC132996687 gene encoding tubulin alpha-1A chain-like gives MPSDKTIGGGDDSFNTFFSETGAGKHVPRAVFVDLEPTVIDEVRTGTYRQLFHPEQLITGKEDAANNYARGHYTIGKEIIDLVLDRIRKLADQCTGLQGFLIFHSFGGGTGSGFTSLLMERLSVDYGKKSKLEFAIYPAPQVSTAVVEPYNSILTTHTTLEHSDCAFMVDNEAIYDICRRNLDIERPTYTNLNRLIGQIVSSITASLRFDGALNVDLTEFQTNLVPYPRIHFPLATYAPVISAEKAYHEQLSVSEITNACFEPANQMVKCDPRHGKYMACCLLYRGDVVPKDVNSAIATIKTKRTIQFVDWCPTGFKVGINYQPPTVVPGGDLAKVQRAVCMLSNTTAIAEAWARLDHKFDLMYAKRAFVHWYVGEGMEEGEFSEAREDMAALEKDYEEVGTDTVGDEGEEEGEEY, from the exons ATGCCAAGCGACAAGACCATCGGAGGAGGAGACGACTCCTTCAACACCTTCTTCAGTGAGACTGGAGCTGGCAAACATGTTCCCAGAGCTGTCTTTGTGGACCTGGAGCCAACTGTCATCG ATGAGGTCCGTACAGGCACCTACCGCCAGCTCTTCCATCCAGAGCAGCTGATCACTGGAAAAGAGGACGCAGCCAATAACTATGCTCGGGGTCACTACACCATCGGGAAAGAGATTATTGACCTGGTGCTGGACAGGATTCGTAAACTG GCTGACCAGTGCACAGGGCTCCAGGGTTTCCTCATCTTCCACTCCTTTGGAGGAGGAACCGGCTCAGGCTTCACCTCTCTGTTGATGGAGCGTCTCTCTGTCGACTATGGCAAGAAATCGAAGCTTGAGTTTGCCATCTATCCAGCTCCTCAGGTGTCCACTGCCGTGGTGGAGCCCTACAACTCCATCCTGACCACCCACACCACCCTGGAGCACTCTGACTGCGCCTTCATGGTAGACAATGAGGCCATCTATGACATCTGCCGCAGGAACCTGGATATCGAGCGTCCCACCTACACCAACCTCAACAGGCTGATTGGACAGATCGTCTCCTCCATCACCGCCTCCCTGCGCTTCGATGGCGCCCTGAACGTCGACCTGACAGAGTTCCAGACCAACTTGGTGCCCTACCCTCGTATCCACTTCCCTCTGGCCACCTACGCCCCAGTTATCTCTGCAGAGAAGGCCTATCACGAGCAGCTCTCTGTATCGGAGATAACCAATGCCTGCTTCGAGCCAGCCAATCAGATGGTGAAATGTGACCCTCGTCACGGCAAGTACATGGCCTGCTGCCTCCTGTACCGTGGAGACGTGGTGCCCAAAGATGTCAACTCTGCCATCGCCACCATCAAGACCAAGCGCACCATCCAGTTTGTGGACTGGTGCCCCACAGGCTTCAAGGTGGGCATCAACTACCAGCCCCCCACGGTGGTTCCTGGTGGAGACCTGGCCAAAGTGCAGAGGGCCGTGTGCATGCTGAGCAACACCACCGCCATCGCAGAGGCCTGGGCTCGCCTGGACCACAAGTTCGACCTCATGTACGCCAAGAGGGCCTTCGTCCACTGGTACGTCGGAGAGGgcatggaggagggagagttcTCTGAGGCCAGAGAGGACATGGCCGCCCTGGAGAAGGATTACGAAGAGGTCGGAACCGACACCGTCGGcgatgaaggagaggaagagggggaggaatattag
- the LOC132996686 gene encoding tubulin alpha chain yields the protein MRECISIHVGQAGTQMGNACWELYCLEHGIQPDGQMPSGKNMGGGDDSFNTFFSETGAGKHVPRAVFVDLEPTVIDEVRTGTYRQLFHPEQLITGKEDAANNYARGHYTVGKEIIDLVLDRTRKLADQCTGLQGFLIFHSFGGGTGSGFTSLLMERLSVDYGKKSKLEFAVYPAPQVSTAVVEPYNSILTTHTTLEHSDCAFMVDNEAIYDICRRNLDIERPSYTNLNRLIGQIVSSITASLRFDGALNVDLTEFQTNLVPYPRIHFPLATYAPVISAEKAYHEQLSVADITNACFEPANQMVKCDPRHGKYMACCLLYRGDVVPKDVNSAIATIKTKRTIQFVDWCPTGFKVGINYQPPTVVPGGDLAKVQRAVCMLSNTTAIAEAWARLDHKFDLMYAKRAFVHWYVGEGMEEGEFSEAREDMAALEKDYEEVGADSVGEEDEGEEY from the exons ATG CGTGAATGTATCTCTATCCATGTCGGCCAAGCCGGAACCCAGATGGGAAATGCCTGCTGGGAGCTCTACTGTCTGGAGCATGGCATCCAGCCTGATGGTCAGATGCCCAGCGGCAAGAACATGGGCGGAGGCGACGACTCCTTCAACACTTTCTTTAGCGAGACTGGAGCTGGCAAGCATGTTCCCAGAGCTGTCTTTGTGGACCTGGAGCCAACTGTCATCG ATGAAGTCAGAACCGGTACCTACCGCCAGCTCTTCCACCCCGAGCAGCTGATCACTGGAAAGGAGGATGCAGCCAATAACTACGCTCGTGGTCACTACACTGTTGGAAAGGAGATCATCGACCTGGTTCTGGACAGGACCCGTAAACTG GCTGACCAGTGCACAGGGCTCCAGGGTTTCCTCATCTTCCACTCCTTTGGAGGAGGAACCGGCTCAGGCTTCACCTCTCTGCTGATGGAGCGTCTCTCTGTCGACTACGGCAAAAAGTCCAAGCTGGAGTTTGCGGTTTACCCAGCTCCTCAGGTGTCCACTGCCGTGGTGGAACCCTACAACTCCATCCTGACCACCCACACCACCCTGGAGCACTCTGACTGCGCCTTCATGGTAGACAATGAGGCCATCTATGACATCTGCCGCAGGAACCTTGACATTGAGCGCCCTTCCTACACCAACCTCAACAGGCTGATTGGACAGATCGTCTCCTCCATCACAGCCTCTCTGCGCTTCGATGGCGCCCTGAACGTGGACCTGACAGAGTTCCAGACCAACTTGGTGCCCTACCCTCGTATCCACTTCCCTCTGGCCACCTACGCCCCAGTTATCTCCGCAGAGAAGGCCTATCACGAGCAGCTCTCCGTGGCTGACATCACAAACGCCTGCTTCGAGCCAGCCAATCAGATGGTGAAATGCGACCCTCGTCACGGCAAGTACATGGCCTGCTGCCTCCTGTACCGTGGAGACGTGGTGCCCAAAGACGTCAACTCTGCCATCGCCACCATCAAGACCAAGCGTACCATCCAGTTTGTGGACTGGTGCCCCACAGGGTTCAAGGTGGGCATCAACTACCAGCCCCCCACGGTGGTTCCTGGTGGAGACCTGGCCAAGGTGCAGAGGGCCGTGTGCATGCTGAGCAACACCACCGCCATCGCAGAGGCCTGGGCTCGCCTGGACCACAAGTTCGACCTCATGTACGCCAAGAGGGCCTTCGTCCACTGGTACGTCGGAGAGGgcatggaggagggagagttcTCTGAGGCCAGAGAGGACATGGCCGCCCTGGAGAAGGATTACGAAGAGGTCGGAGCCGACAGTGTTGgcgaggaggatgaaggagaggagtATTAA
- the LOC132996685 gene encoding X-linked retinitis pigmentosa GTPase regulator-like — MAGEAEDEIPESGAVFTFGKSKFADNVPSKFWLKNDVPLKIACGDEHTALITENGKLFMFGSNNWGQLGLGSKLTVNKPTCVKALKSEKVQHVACGRNHTLICTAQGKVYTSGGNSEGQLGLGDCEERTAFQRVHFLDSHGPMKMLAAGSNTSAALTESGKLFMWGDNAEGQVGLGKESHATSPQEVSVGQPISWVSCGYYHSALVTVDGDLYTFGERDSGKLGLGTGQLPRHRVPQVVKSIKEPVTQVACGGGHTVALTEEDVYTFGLGQFGQLGHGTFTFECRTPRLVEHFRKGRVRQVACGENHTALVTDGGLLYTFGDGRHGKLGLGEENFTNQFKPTLCPRFLKYNVQAAVCGGCHMVVLAQPRDQTCSDVTLEEDDVTEVYLERPYVELLGETGDSSALQRSLSARVRRRERERSPEQFGTMFSTLQAMTPGYLQPPLPVSSHTIPPRETPPELTHRKVLNGAHRHRSAGSNHQGGDADSLVESLTDTDSVKGLGETTDFLNMTHVMKMDPSDQTLTLSPVQKRKGKHGKTTGQKENLARKRNLSRQSSFSSTPPSRRSETVSPCQALPSELMRSRSASQRQKTANLNKENVMGELERRPSKNKLLNAGDSREAASKQRPRSAQGKSKVIEVGRKQFPGSKQSPETKEIASGVGSVAKGKQAQPKPLKSKPIIVQSHQAGVSLQSKRKDSSGFHLSDAMEEKSLQLVSGTKRRPKAKEVPDLSKQSKNEKNKKEAQSESLDLGLLAATTSLAAGAVIAHEVVSRSHFSSLSSSESSQGVLKDNARKSRSDQSADLSHKSAVSINITPVSESPDERVTSLDESKEESDEQSNSATVKQEEEEEEEEEDEDEKGQRTSADISEEEEEEESQSVEKVTAVEEDEEDSDTLQPEDESETSRDEVEEESAAEEEEEEEEAGGSESEDETEEKDSKGGDVEDEEEHEEASSQETESKGGESENEEEEGEAEEEGDLESEGEEEEEDKTEPLKPLEDREESEVESAGETEDEGEEGDDEGEKESSAEEEEEESSEEEESENEAESDKDNEEEEDGDSEEEEEEEEEEEEEEESDEEETEAKESEEEEGEEEEEEEEEESEEEEEQEEGEEKEDEEEEKETEEEEEEEEEEKESEEEEEEEEEEKESEEEEEEEEGEEKEDEEEGDSEDEEEEEEEEEEEEEEDKKVKSAKSTSKPRSGGKGNAAGEEEEFWGDVLPQYLNLK, encoded by the exons ATGGCGGGGGAGGCCGAGGACGAGATACCAG AGTCGGGAGCAGTTTTTACTTTTGGGAAGAGTAAATTCGCCGATAATGTCCCCAGTAAATTCTGGCTTAAAAACGACGTCCCACTCAAAATCGCCTGTGGGGACGAACACACCGCCTTAATAACGG AAAATGGGAAACTCTTCATGTTCGGCAGCAACAACTGGGGCCAACTCGGTCTGGGATCCAAACTGACTGTGAACAAGCCGACGTGTGTGAAAG CTCTGAAGTCTGAGAAAGTCCAGCATGTGGCCTGTGGAAGAAACCACACCCTCATCTGCACCG CTCAGGGAAAAGTGTACACCTCGGGGGGGAACAGCGAGGGTCAGCTGGGGCTCGGCGACTGCGAGGAGAGGACGGCGTTTCAGCGGGTCCATTTCCTCGATTCCCACGGACCAATGAAAATGCTCGCTGCGGGTTCAAACACCTCCGCTGCTCTCACAG aAAGTGGAAAACTCTTCATGTGGGGGGACAACGCTGAGGGTCAGGTCGGTTTGGGGAAGGAGAGTCACGCCACCTCGCCGCAGGAAGTCAGCGTGGGACAACCGATCAGCTGGGTGTCCTGCGGATACTACCACTCTGCCTTAGTGACGG TTGACGGAGACCTCTACACGTTTGGAGAGCGTGACAGCGGCAAACTGGGTCTGGGCACCGGCCAGCTGCCCAGACACCGAGTCCCCCAGGTGGTGAAGAGCATCAAGGAGCCGGTGACACAGGTGGCCTGTGGGGGTGGACACACTGTGGCGCTAACAG AGGAAGACGTGTACACGTTCGGCCTCGGCCAGTTTGGACAGCTCGGTCACGGGACGTTTACATTCGAGTGCCGGACGCCGCGTCTGGTCGAACACTTCAGGAAGGGGCGGGTCCGTCAGGTGGCCTGCGGAGAGAATCACACTGCACTGGTCACTG ATGGGGGTTTGCTCTACACATTTGGAGATGGCCGACACGGTAAACTGGGCCTCGGAGAAGAGAACTTTACCAACCAGTTCAAACCAACCCTGTGTCCACGCTTCCTCAAGTACAACGTCCAGGCA GCTGTGTGCGGCGGCTGTCACATGGTGGTGTTGGCTCAGCCGAGGGATCAGACCTGCAGCGATGTGACGCTGGAGGAGGACGACGTGACGGAGGTTTACCTGGAGAGGCCGTACGTGGAGCTGCTGGGGGAGACGGGCGACTCCTCCGCCCTGCAGAGGAGCCTCTCTGCTCGGGTTCGCcggagggagagg GAGAGATCTCCAGAACAGTTTGGTACCATGTTCAGCACTCTGCAGGCCATGACACCTGGCTACCTccagccgccgcttcccgtctCCAGCCACACCATCCCGCCCAGAGAGACTCCGCCCGAGCTCACCCACAGAAAGGTGCTCAACGGCGCTCACCGACACAGGAGCGCAGGGTCAAACCACCAGG GGGGCGATGCAGACAGCCTCGTGGAGAGCCTGACCGACACCGACAGCGTTAAAGGTCTGGGAGAAACCACAGACTTCCTCAACATG ACGCATGTGATGAAGATGGACCCCAGTGATCAAACCCTCACTCTGTCTCCAGTCCAGAAG AGGAAGGGTAAGCATGGTAAGACCACAGGACAGAAAGAGAACCTAGCGAGGAAGAGAAACCTCTCGAGGCAGAGCAGTTTCTCTTCGACTCCCCCATCTCGTAGGAGCGAGACTGTCTCTCCTTGCCAGGCGTTGCCCTCTGAGCTCATGAGGAGCCGCAGTgcttcacagagacagaagacagCAAACCTGAATAAAGAGAATGTGATgggggagctggagaggagaccCAGTAAAAACAAACTCCTGAATGCAGGGGACAGCAGGGAGGCAGCATCTAAGCAGCGACCCAGGTCAGCGCAGGGTAAAAGCAAAGTGATAGAGGTTGGCAGGAAGCAGTTTCCAGGGTCGAAACAGAGTCCTGAAACAAAAGAGATAGCTTCAGGTGTTGGCTCTGTGGCCAAAGGTAAGCAAGCTCAGCCGAAACCTTTAAAAAGCAAACCGATAATCGTGCAGAGTCATCAAGCGGGAGTTAGTTTGCAGAGTAAACGTAAGGACTCGTCTGGATTTCACCTGAGTGACGCCATGGAAGAGAAAAGCCTTCAACTGGTTTCCGGGACGAAAAGACGCCCCAAAGCTAAAGAGGTCCCCGATTTGTCCAAACAATCTaagaatgagaaaaacaaaaaagaggcTCAATCAGAGTCGCTAGATCTCGGTCTGCTCGCTGCGACCACCTCACTAGCTGCCGGAGCAGTGATAGCACATGAGGTGGTGTCCAGAAGCCACTTTAGCTCGCTGTCGTCATCTGAGAGCAGCCAAGGTGTCCTGAAAGACAATGCTAGGAAATCAAGAAGTGATCAATCTGCCGATTTAAGCCACAAATCCGCAGTCAGCATCAACATAACACCCGTGTCTGAGAGTCCTGACGAGAGGGTGACGAGCCTGGATGAAAGTAAGGAGGAGAGCGACGAGCAGTCAAACTCTGCAACAgtcaaacaggaggaggaggaggaggaggaggaggaggatgaagatgagaaggGGCAGAGAACGAGTGCAGACataagtgaagaagaagaggaggaggagagccagAGTGTCGAGAAAGTCACAGCagttgaagaagatgaagaagacagTGACACTCTTCAACCCGAAGATGAATCGGAAACAAGCAGGgatgaggtggaagaggagagtgctgctgaggaagaggaggaggaggaagaggcaggagGGAGTGAAAGTGAAGATGAGACTGAAGAGAAGGACAGCAAAGGAGGTGATgtagaggatgaggaggaacacgAGGAAGCATCAAGTCAGGAGACGGAAAGcaagggaggagagagtgaaaacgaggaggaggaaggtgaagcagaagaagagggggaTTTAGAAAGCgagggtgaagaagaagaggaggataaaactgaacctttaaagccattggaagacagagaagagagtgaGGTAGAGAGTGCGGGAGAGACTGAggatgagggagaagagggggatgaCGAGGGGGAAAAGGAGAGTAGtgccgaggaggaagaggaggagagtagtgaggaagaagagagcgaAAATGAGGCAGAAAGTGACAAAgacaatgaggaagaggaagatggtgatagtgaggaggaggaagaggaagaggaggaggaggaggaagaggaagagagtgatgAGGAAGAGACGGAGGCTaaagaaagtgaggaggaggagggggaggaagaagaagaggaggaagaagaagagagtgaagaggaggaggaacaagaggagggggaagaaaaagaggatgaggaagaggaaaaagagactgaagaggaggaagaagaagaggaagaagaaaaagagagtgaagaggaggaagaagaagaggaagaagaaaaagagagtgaagaggaggaggaagaagaggagggggaagaaaaagaggatgaggaagagggtgatagtgaagatgaggaggaggaggaggaggaggaagaagaagaggaggaagaggacaaaaaagtcaaaagtgCAAAATCTACAAGTAAACCCAGGTCAGGGGGCAAAGGTAATGCAgcgggtgaggaggaggagttttgGGGCGATGTCTTACCTCAGTACCTCAACCTGAAATAA
- the LOC132996505 gene encoding tubulin alpha-1C chain-like has translation MGNACWELYCLEHGIQPDGQMPSDKSIGGGDDSFNTFFSETGAGKHVPRAVFVDLEPTVIDEVRTGTYRQLFHPEQLITGKEDAANNYARGHYTIGKEIIDLVLDRIRKLADQCTGLQGFLIFHSFGGGTGSGFTSLLMERLSVDYGKKSKLEFAVYPAPQVSTAVVEPYNSILTTHTTLEHSDCAFMVDNEAIYDICRRNLDIDRPSYTNLNRLIGQIVSSITASLRFDGALNVDLTEFQTNLVPYPRIHFPLATYAPVISAEKAYHEQLSVSQITNACFEPANQMVKCDPRHGKYMACCLLYRGDVVPKDVNTAIATIKTKRTIQFVDWCPTGFKVGINYQPPTVVPGGDLAKVQRAVCMLSNTTAIAEAWARLDHKFDLMYAKRAFVHWYVGEGMEEGEFSEAREDMAALEKDYEEVGTDSVVDEDEGEEY, from the exons ATGGGCAATGCCTGCTGGGAGCTGTACTGCCTTGAGCACGGCATCCAGCCGGACGGTCAGATGCCCAGCGACAAGTCCATCGGAGGAGGAGACGACTCCTTCAACACCTTCTTCAGTGAGACTGGAGCTGGCAAGCATGTTCCCAGAGCTGTCTTTGTGGACCTGGAGCCAACTGTCATCG ATGAGGTCCGCACAGGCACCTACCGCCAGCTCTTCCATCCTGAGCAGCTGATCACTGGAAAAGAGGACGCAGCCAATAACTATGCTCGGGGTCACTACACCATCGGGAAAGAGATTATTGACCTGGTGCTGGACAGGATTCGTAAACTG GCTGACCAGTGCACAGGGCTCCAGGGTTTCCTCATCTTCCACTCCTTTGGAGGAGGAACCGGCTCAGGCTTCACCTCTCTGCTGATGGAGCGTCTCTCTGTCGACTACGGCAAAAAGTCCAAGCTGGAGTTTGCGGTTTACCCAGCTCCTCAGGTGTCCACTGCCGTGGTGGAACCCTACAACTCCATCCTGACCACCCACACCACCCTGGAGCACTCTGACTGCGCCTTCATGGTAGACAATGAGGCCATCTATGACATCTGCCGCAGGAACCTGGACATCGACCGCCCGTCCTACACCAACCTCAACAGGCTGATTGGACAGATCGTCTCCTCCATCACCGCCTCCCTGCGCTTCGATGGCGCCCTGAACGTCGACCTGACAGAGTTCCAGACCAACTTGGTGCCCTACCCTCGTATCCACTTCCCTCTGGCCACCTACGCCCCAGTTATCTCTGCAGAGAAGGCCTATCACGAGCAGCTGTCTGTATCACAGATCACCAACGCCTGCTTCGAGCCAGCCAATCAGATGGTGAAATGCGACCCTCGTCACGGCAAGTACATGGCCTGCTGCCTCCTGTACCGTGGAGACGTGGTGCCCAAAGACGTGAACACGGCCATCGCCACCATCAAGACCAAGCGCACCATCCAGTTTGTGGACTGGTGCCCCACAGGGTTCAAGGTGGGCATCAACTACCAGCCCCCCACGGTGGTTCCTGGTGGAGACCTGGCCAAGGTGCAGAGGGCCGTGTGCATGCTGAGCAACACCACCGCCATCGCAGAGGCCTGGGCTCGCCTGGACCACAAGTTCGACCTCATGTACGCCAAGAGGGCCTTCGTCCACTGGTACGTCGGAGAGGgcatggaggagggagagttcTCTGAGGCCAGAGAGGACATGGCCGCCCTGGAGAAGGATTACGAAGAGGTCGGAACCGACAGTGTTGTcgatgaggatgaaggagaggagtATTAG